GGTAACAGCAGCAGAGGCCACGCGGAGTTCATCATGAGCGCGACTCCGATGTAGCCGAGAGTCAGCGCGAGGTACACAGGATTCCGAGTGATCCGAAAGGGTCCGCTCCGGATGATTGCCGTCGTCGGCCTGTACGGCATCACAGCCGTGTGCTTTCGCAGAAACTGAACGAATGCGGAAACGCCCAGCACAACTCCAACGGCAATGAGCGCAACACCGATCCACCACGCGTATTCCGGCGGCATGACTGGAAATGGATCCCTTCTGTCCATGTACAATCCAGCCGCCAGCGGCAACCCATAGATCAACGGCGGCGGGGCGACTACTCCCGGATTGTCAGCGTAGCCGTTGGACACTCCTCAATCCTGCGAAGTCTCATCAGGAGTCTTTCCATCGAGGAGCGAGACGGCAATCTCCACGTCGGCGCGTCTCACCATCAGCCTAATGGGGTGAAGCGAATGAAGCCACGGCATCATCCCGCCGGCATCGTCGGAGATGCGCGTGGAGGGAATGCCGTTCGCCTCGAGCACCGCTTCGGCGAGGCTGGCGTCCACGTCGTTGGAGAAGCTACGAATAACGTACAGGCCGTCGTCGTCGTCCTCGTCTGCCATCGGGCCTTCCTGTCGCTTCTACGGTGTCACACGCGCCGTGTTCTGCGGCGCGATCATGATGTGCGCCCAGGGCTTCCCCGGATACATGATCCACGGGCCGCCCGCGAGCGGGTTCGCTGTGAGGCCCGTCGACTCCGGTGTCGCATAGGGTGTGTAGACAACGTAGAGATACGAGGCGCCGTTCACCACGCCAGTCGCTGCGTCAACGCTGTCACGCGGCGCGAAGTACTGGTACAGAGCCGCGGGCCGCGTCGGCATCCTGTAGCGGCCCCGCTTCACGTCGGCGAGACGGACGCTGTCTATCGCTTCACGCGAAAGCTTGCGCGCCGTCAGCTCGCGACCACGCGCCATGAACGGGTCGAGCGATTTGTGGTAGCACGAAACATGGAACCGCTCCTGCCTCGGATCGTCGGCGAGGCAGATCATGTCGTTCGGTCCTCTCCGCAGCGTTACCAGCTTCCCGTCCGCACGGTATCCGAGCACTGTGGCATTGGCGCGCAGCGGCGCTGGCAGCGGACTCACTGCGGCCGCAAGCTGCCGGTCGACCGGAGCATAATTCACCGACTGACCATCAGCCTGCATCGACACAAAAGCCGTTCCGAGAATTGCGATGAATGTCGCGCTCTGCCTGATCAAATGGTGCTCCAGATGAAAGTGAAGATGGCTTCCCTGCGATCTACAGCGAGCTGCACCCGG
This sequence is a window from Gemmatimonadaceae bacterium. Protein-coding genes within it:
- a CDS encoding isoprenylcysteine carboxylmethyltransferase family protein — protein: MSNGYADNPGVVAPPPLIYGLPLAAGLYMDRRDPFPVMPPEYAWWIGVALIAVGVVLGVSAFVQFLRKHTAVMPYRPTTAIIRSGPFRITRNPVYLALTLGYIGVALMMNSAWPLLLLPLVLLVMHRGVVLREERYLEQKFGDEYNSYKVSVRRWI
- a CDS encoding DUF2007 domain-containing protein, with product MADEDDDDGLYVIRSFSNDVDASLAEAVLEANGIPSTRISDDAGGMMPWLHSLHPIRLMVRRADVEIAVSLLDGKTPDETSQD